Proteins from a single region of Ziziphus jujuba cultivar Dongzao chromosome 1, ASM3175591v1:
- the LOC107426486 gene encoding protein trichome birefringence-like 43, with amino-acid sequence MEALGAIVEKLFVVLFLLDHVNGFELLNKFGGKSGSSSNTNGCDIYKGHWVYDASYPLYDTSECPFIEKEFDCQKNGRPDKLYLKLRWQPTGCNLPRFDGQDFLRRYKGKRIMFVGDSLSLNQWQSLTCMLHKTNPQAKYSLVRTGGLSTFTFPVYNVKVMFSRNAFLVDTISTSAGRILKLDSIESGKLWKGIDLLIFNTWHWWLHTGRKQPWDLIQDGNNTHKDMDRLAAYEKALNTWAKWVETNVDPSITKVFFQGISPDHNNASDWGDASAKGCEGQVRPVPGPNYPAGPHPAQLAQLVVKKVLHSISKPVSLLDVTTLSQLRKDGHPSFYGYGGHRDMDCSHWCLAGVPDTWNVLLYADLIRS; translated from the exons ATGGAAGCACTAGGCGCCattgttgaaaaattatttgtggtGCTTTTTCTTCTTGACCATGTAAATGGGTTTGAGTTATTGAATAAATTTGGAGGAAAATCTGGAAGTAGTAGTAATACTAATGGATGTGATATTTACAAGGGACACTGGGTTTATGATGCATCATATCCTCTTTATGATACATCAGAATGTCCTTTCATTGAGAAGGAGTTTGATTGCCAGAAGAATGGTCGTCCAGATAAACTTTATCTGAAGCTTAGATGGCAGCCCACCGGGTGTAATTTACCAAG ATTTGACGGTCAAGATTTCTTAAGGAgatataaaggaaaaagaataatGTTTGTGGGGGACTCCTTGAGTTTGAACCAATGGCAATCTCTTACTTGCATGCTTCACAAAACCAACCCACAGGCAAAATATTCGTTGGTTAGGACTGGAGGCCTCTCTACCTTCACATTTCCG GTATACAATGTGAAGGTTATGTTCTCCCGCAATGCGTTTCTGGTTGATACCATAAGCACAAGTGCTGGGCGGATCCTTAAACTGGACTCTATTGAAAGTGGGAAACTTTGGAAAGGAATCGACTTATTGATCTTCAACACATGGCACTGGTGGCTCCACACAGGAAGAAAACAACC ATGGGATTTAATTCAGGATGGCAATAATACACACAAGGACATGGATCGCTTGGCTGCATATGAGAAAGCTTTGAATACATGGGCAAAATGGGTTGAGACCAATGTGGATCCTTCAATCACCAAGGTCTTCTTCCAAGGCATTTCACCGGACCATAACAA CGCAAGTGATTGGGGAGACGCAAGTGCAAAGGGCTGTGAGGGACAAGTGAGACCAGTTCCTGGGCCCAATTATCCAGCAGGCCCACACCCAGCACAGCTAGCACAGCTAGTAGTAAAGAAAGTGTTGCATTCCATTTCAAAACCAGTTTCATTGCTAGATGTTACAACCCTATCACAGCTCAGAAAAGATGGGCACCCGTCCTTTTACGGCTATGGTGGCCACCGCGACATGGACTGCAGCCACTGGTGTCTCGCTGGTGTTCCTGATACTTGGAATGTACTCCTATATGCAGATCTCATTCGAAGCTAA